In Clostridium sp. SY8519, one genomic interval encodes:
- a CDS encoding glycosyltransferase has translation MNGNRRVCAVLVTYNRKQLLLEVLQDLAAQTYPVSAILIYDNASQDGTPEFLKGNGVIAAWRTDQTVQSEWKGIQIFYTRSASNLGGSGGFANVFRIAAGMDYDCVWAMDDDVSPDRNCLETLMKYLTRDAQLCLPCRTDENYQDYAIVGYDLKNPLLMNLTQMKTKIPSDAIRTPYINVVDMPLEGPLMTMQLIRKIGVPDDQYFIMFDDTDFAHRAAQYTQLRYVTETRLHRRLASRAQQTEVQEWNWKEYYLLRNQFRFDRKYGRNFLVRKFRPALSKTAKIISARRQKKNERVPVIRKAYADAVNGRMGKTVEPGTSLTEIR, from the coding sequence ATGAATGGTAACAGAAGAGTATGTGCGGTACTGGTAACTTACAACAGAAAACAGCTGCTATTGGAAGTCTTGCAGGACCTGGCGGCTCAGACTTATCCGGTATCCGCGATTCTGATCTATGATAACGCGTCTCAGGACGGCACACCGGAATTTTTAAAGGGAAATGGAGTCATTGCCGCCTGGCGTACGGATCAGACGGTACAGTCCGAATGGAAGGGAATCCAGATCTTTTATACAAGAAGTGCCTCCAATCTGGGAGGATCCGGCGGATTTGCCAATGTGTTCCGCATTGCGGCGGGTATGGATTATGACTGTGTCTGGGCGATGGACGATGATGTGAGTCCGGACAGGAATTGTCTGGAAACACTGATGAAATATCTGACCAGAGACGCGCAGCTCTGCCTTCCCTGCCGCACGGATGAAAACTATCAGGATTATGCCATTGTGGGGTATGACCTGAAAAATCCGCTGCTGATGAATCTGACACAGATGAAGACGAAGATTCCAAGCGACGCGATCCGGACGCCGTATATCAATGTCGTGGATATGCCGTTGGAGGGACCGCTGATGACAATGCAGCTGATCCGGAAAATCGGCGTGCCGGACGATCAGTATTTTATTATGTTTGACGATACGGATTTTGCGCATCGGGCTGCGCAGTATACGCAGCTGCGTTATGTAACGGAAACGCGCCTGCATCGCAGGCTGGCCTCCCGCGCGCAGCAGACGGAAGTGCAGGAATGGAACTGGAAGGAATATTATCTTCTGCGGAATCAATTTCGTTTTGACCGCAAATATGGCAGAAATTTCCTGGTAAGGAAGTTTCGGCCCGCACTGAGCAAAACAGCGAAAATAATCAGTGCCCGCAGACAGAAGAAGAATGAGCGTGTGCCTGTAATCCGGAAGGCATATGCAGATGCGGTGAACGGGCGAATGGGAAAGACGGTGGAGCCGGGAACCAGTCTGACGGAAATCAGGTAA
- a CDS encoding glycosyltransferase family 2 protein: MKISVIIPAYRSEETQLQRAVSSVLTQEYPDLEILIIDDGNEPKYLPILQKVSETDDRIRVLHVPHGGVSAARNAGIRSAEGAYIFFLDADDLLVPGCLKEAAEIAERENADLLIGGTAAVYDGTVRAKRLPETEIIRINHKNRTWIKKIMLGEIERVTPEVFFNRGIAARLVKTEVAQRHLFDQTLAYGEDTLFNMDIICSESRVVLVKQAWYYYVRNQDSATHRYNPDIFQQETASLTRLRTYVDLENPAELKGWCERIRFVLNEMFSCWLNRPEWQASRAEKKKAMDQIYTSFPYTDLCTAQAVRTADRKEQIKYRLFRKRKLFQVWRITYSLRRLAGKKNEW, translated from the coding sequence ATGAAAATCAGTGTTATAATTCCAGCATATCGTTCGGAAGAGACCCAGCTTCAGCGTGCGGTCAGCAGCGTTCTGACCCAGGAATATCCGGATCTGGAAATCCTGATCATTGATGACGGGAATGAACCGAAATATTTGCCGATACTGCAGAAAGTGTCAGAAACAGATGATCGGATCCGAGTGCTGCATGTGCCCCATGGCGGGGTGTCCGCGGCGAGAAATGCCGGAATTCGCAGCGCGGAGGGAGCGTATATTTTTTTTCTGGATGCGGATGACCTGCTGGTTCCCGGCTGTCTGAAGGAAGCAGCGGAGATTGCGGAAAGAGAAAACGCGGATCTGCTGATTGGCGGTACGGCAGCCGTATATGATGGAACCGTGCGCGCGAAGCGTCTGCCGGAAACGGAAATTATCCGGATCAATCACAAAAACCGCACCTGGATAAAAAAAATCATGCTGGGTGAAATAGAACGGGTTACACCGGAAGTGTTTTTTAACCGGGGAATCGCTGCCCGCCTGGTAAAGACTGAGGTGGCACAGCGCCATCTGTTTGATCAGACACTGGCGTATGGAGAAGATACGCTGTTTAACATGGATATCATTTGTTCCGAAAGCCGTGTGGTGCTGGTGAAGCAGGCCTGGTATTATTATGTGAGAAACCAGGATTCGGCCACCCATCGCTACAATCCGGATATTTTTCAGCAGGAAACTGCGTCCCTGACCCGGCTCAGAACGTATGTGGATCTGGAAAATCCCGCGGAGCTGAAGGGATGGTGTGAACGGATCCGTTTTGTGCTGAATGAGATGTTTTCCTGCTGGCTGAACCGGCCGGAATGGCAGGCGTCCCGGGCAGAAAAAAAGAAAGCCATGGATCAGATTTACACAAGCTTTCCGTATACGGATCTCTGCACAGCACAGGCAGTCCGGACGGCAGACCGCAAAGAACAGATCAAATATCGTCTGTTCCGCAAAAGAAAGCTTTTTCAGGTATGGAGAATCACTTACAGTTTGAGACGATTGGCAGGGAAGAAAAATGAATGGTAA
- a CDS encoding LicD family protein, whose protein sequence is MRKLTLKEIKEKELELALELQEVCRTHGLRLYLCGGSLLGAVRHGGFIPWDDDIDVSLPRPDYRKLIELNKKESLFSDHLRLICYETGTDSYPFMKLVDTRTRVQDAYSKEDASSALWVDILPVDGVPEDPQQQRDIFQKTEKYRKILKLNWANPRAGKTTFRRMFKRFVIPFAKLYGIRRCNEKLIALASREPFETARKVAIVTWGLYGTGEVVDKEAFLQPVDVSFEGYTFQAMSCWDQYLTQLYGDYMQLPPEEKRKTHDMDAWIAEEEPEKAELG, encoded by the coding sequence ATGAGAAAACTAACGTTAAAGGAAATAAAAGAAAAGGAACTGGAGCTTGCGCTGGAACTGCAGGAGGTGTGCCGTACCCACGGACTTCGGCTGTATCTGTGCGGCGGCTCCCTGCTGGGCGCTGTCCGTCACGGCGGGTTCATCCCCTGGGATGACGATATTGATGTATCGCTGCCCCGGCCGGATTACCGGAAACTGATCGAGTTAAACAAAAAAGAATCGCTGTTTTCCGATCACTTGCGGCTGATCTGCTATGAGACCGGCACGGATTCCTATCCTTTTATGAAACTGGTAGACACCAGAACCAGGGTTCAGGATGCGTACTCAAAGGAAGATGCTTCCAGCGCGTTATGGGTGGATATTCTGCCGGTGGACGGTGTGCCGGAGGATCCGCAGCAGCAGCGTGATATTTTTCAGAAGACGGAAAAATACCGGAAAATTCTGAAATTGAACTGGGCGAATCCCCGAGCCGGGAAAACAACCTTCCGTCGTATGTTTAAACGGTTTGTCATTCCCTTTGCGAAGCTTTACGGCATTCGCAGGTGCAATGAAAAACTGATTGCACTGGCTTCCCGGGAACCATTTGAAACGGCCCGCAAAGTCGCGATTGTGACATGGGGACTGTATGGAACCGGCGAAGTAGTTGATAAAGAGGCATTTCTGCAGCCGGTGGATGTATCCTTTGAGGGATACACCTTTCAGGCCATGTCCTGCTGGGACCAGTATCTGACGCAGTTATACGGGGATTATATGCAGCTGCCGCCGGAGGAAAAACGAAAAACACATGACATGGATGCATGGATCGCGGAAGAGGAACCGGAAAAAGCGGAGCTGGGATGA
- a CDS encoding glycosyltransferase family 2 protein, producing MEELISVILPVYNVKEFLPKCVASVCGQTYKNLEIILVDDGATDGSGTLCDQLANSDGRIVVYHKPNGGLSDARNYGIARASGTYLTCIDSDDYVDPDYVEYLYGLIGKYQTDLSVCQHRIVFPDRVRDLGGRGDERISAHDSIRRMLYHDVVDTSAWAKLYRKSLFDGIQYPVGRIFEDIATTYKLMHQAREIALGYESKYCYIMRETSIVNTGFSKKKLDLLEMTDQMAQQVLQWYPDLQSAVLRRQVYARFSTLNQMLQTEECAEERKEIIRYIREHGKAVLRDPNTPKRDRAAIHLLNISYRLYRAAWLKIKA from the coding sequence TTTGCCGAAGTGTGTGGCTTCGGTATGCGGGCAGACCTATAAAAACCTGGAAATTATCCTTGTGGATGACGGCGCGACAGACGGCAGCGGGACTCTGTGTGATCAGCTGGCGAATTCAGATGGGCGGATTGTGGTTTATCACAAACCCAACGGCGGACTGTCCGATGCCAGAAATTACGGGATCGCCAGGGCTTCCGGCACATATCTGACCTGTATTGATTCGGATGATTATGTGGATCCGGATTATGTGGAGTATTTGTATGGGCTGATCGGTAAATATCAGACAGATCTGTCGGTATGCCAGCATAGAATCGTATTTCCGGACCGGGTCCGGGACCTGGGCGGAAGAGGCGATGAACGGATATCCGCCCATGACAGTATCCGCAGAATGCTGTACCATGATGTGGTGGATACCTCTGCCTGGGCGAAACTGTATCGGAAAAGCCTGTTTGACGGGATACAGTATCCTGTGGGAAGAATTTTTGAAGATATTGCAACGACCTATAAGCTGATGCATCAAGCCCGGGAGATTGCGCTGGGCTATGAGTCCAAATACTGCTATATCATGCGGGAAACATCCATTGTGAATACCGGCTTTTCCAAAAAGAAACTGGATCTTCTGGAAATGACCGATCAGATGGCGCAGCAGGTGCTGCAGTGGTATCCGGATCTGCAGTCTGCGGTACTGCGCCGGCAGGTGTATGCCCGGTTCAGTACATTGAATCAGATGCTGCAGACGGAGGAATGCGCTGAGGAACGGAAGGAAATCATCCGGTATATCCGGGAGCATGGAAAAGCTGTTCTGCGTGATCCGAATACTCCGAAACGAGACCGTGCAGCCATCCATCTGCTGAATATCAGCTACCGACTATATCGTGCCGCATGGCTGAAGATCAAAGCATAA